Proteins from a single region of Brassica napus cultivar Da-Ae unplaced genomic scaffold, Da-Ae ScsIHWf_883;HRSCAF=1252, whole genome shotgun sequence:
- the LOC106345411 gene encoding pectinesterase inhibitor 1: protein MAFSCVTRDLISVLALLLLSFTPFSSSFSPRDKVTIGVLAQLCAKPPIYDHFCAGWLAPDPETFNLDISGLVDLVLQKTQLFAYKNLAMMKGLVRTTNDPRLKAPYATCVTGYESAIKAIEGAQTFATSKSYKLASQAASKSFDSISSCEADLKGQQNVPAYVLQRNLMYGRMCTVDSVFSSVLSS from the coding sequence ATGGCTTTCTCTTGCGTCACAAGAGACCTAATTTCAGTTCTTGCCCTTCTTCTTCTATCATTTACCCCTTTCTCGTCATCTTTTTCTCCGAGGGACAAAGTCACAATAGGAGTGCTTGCCCAACTCTGCGCAAAACCGCCAATCTACGACCATTTCTGCGCCGGTTGGCTAGCCCCTGATCCAGAAACTTTCAACCTCGACATAAGTGGTCTTGTCGACTTGGTCCTCCAAAAGACGCAGTTGTTTGCCTATAAGAATCTTGCCATGATGAAAGGCTTAGTGAGAACCACAAATGATCCGAGGCTCAAGGCCCCATATGCGACCTGTGTGACAGGTTATGAGTCAGCCATTAAAGCCATCGAGGGAGCTCAAACGTTTGCGACCTCTAAATCGTACAAGCTAGCATCTCAAGCAGCTTCTAAATCCTTTGATAGTATATCTTCTTGTGAAGCTGATCTTAAAGGACAACAAAATGTGCCTGCTTATGTTCTTCAACGCAATTTGATGTACGGAAGAATGTGTACCGTTGATTCAGTTTTCTCCAGCGTTTTAAGTTCTTGA
- the LOC106452089 gene encoding dihydrolipoyl dehydrogenase 2, mitochondrial: MAMANLARRKAYLLTRNISTAPLRSSFSLSRGFASSGSDENDVVIIGGGPGGYVAAIKAAQLGLKTTCIEKRGALGGTCLNVGCIPSKALLHSSHMYHEAKHVFANHGVKVSSVEVDLPAMLAQKDTAVKNLTRGIEGLFKKNKVNYVKGYGKFLSPSEVSVETTDGETTVVKGKHIIVATGSDVKSLPGITIDEKKIVSSTGALSLSEIPKKLIVIGAGYIGLEMGSVWGRLGSEVTVVEFAADIVPSMDGEIRKQFQRSLEKQKMKFMLKTKVVGVDSSGDGVKLIVEPAEGGDQTTLEADVVLVSAGRSPFTSGLDLDKIGVETDKVGRILVNERFSTNVSGVYAIGDVIPGPMLAHKAEEDGVACVEFIAGKHGHVDYDKVPGVVYTYPEVASVGKTEEQLKKDGVSYRVGKFPFMANSRAKAIDTAEGLVKILADKETDKILGVHIMSPNAGELIHEAVLAINYDASSEDIARVCHAHPTMSEAIKEAAMATYDKPIHM, from the exons ATGGCGATGGCGAACTTGGCTAGGAGAAAGGCTTACCTTCTCACCAGAAACATCTCCACTGCCCCTCTCAGATCCTCTTTCTCCTTATCCCGCGGCTTCGCTTCGTCCGGATCCGACGAAAACGATGTCGTCATCATCGGCGGCGGTCCTGGAGGCTACGTGGCGGCGATTAAGGCCGCACAGCTCGGTCTCAAGACAACCTGCATCGAGAAGCGCGGCGCTCTCGGTGGTACTTGTCTCAACGTCGGCTGTATTCCTTCAAAG GCTCTTCTTCACTCTTCTCACATGTACCACGAAGCAAAGCACGTTTTCGCTAACCATGGTGTCAAGGTCTCTTCCGTTGAGGTCGATCTCCCTGCCATGTTAGCTCAGAAAGACACAGCTGTCAAGAATCTCACCCGCGGTATCGAAGGcctcttcaagaagaacaagGTGAACTACGTTAAGGGCTACGGCAAGTTCCTCTCCCCTTCTGAAGTCTCTGTGGAGACAACCGATGGAGAAACCACCGTTGTGAAAGGGAAGCATATCATTGTTGCAACTGGCTCGGATGTCAAGTCTTTGCCTGGGATCACCATCGATGAGAAGAAGATTGTCTCATCGACAGGAGCACTGTCTCTGTCTGAGATACCGAAGAAGCTGATCGTCATTGGCGCTGGCTACATTGGTCTTGAGATGGGTTCTGTGTGGGGAAGGCTTGGATCAGAGGTCACAGTTGTTGAGTTTGCAGCTGATATTGTGCCTTCTATGGATGGTGAAATCCGCAAGCAGTTTCAACGTTCGTTGGAGAAGCAGAAGATGAAGTTCATGCTCAAGACTAAAGTAGTTGGCGTGGATTCTTCAGGAGATGGCGTCAAGCTCATAGTGGAGCCTGCAGAAGGTGGAGACCAGACTACTCTCGAAGCTGATGTTGTCCTCGTCTCAGCAGGAAGATCTCCCTTCACATCTGGACTTGATCTCGACAAAATCGGAGTCGAAACAGACAAAGTAGGGAGGATCCTCGTGAACGAGAGGTTCTCAACCAACGTTTCAGGCGTTTACGCTATTGGAGATGTGATTCCAGGACCAATGCTGGCTCACAAAGCCGAAGAAGACGGTGTGGCTTGCGTTGAGTTTATAGCAGGCAAACACGGACACGTGGATTACGACAAGGTTCCTGGCGTTGTCTACACATACCCTGAAGTTGCCTCTGTGGGTAAAACCGAGGAGCAGCTGAAGAAAGACGGTGTGAGCTACCGAGTTGGGAAGTTCCCGTTCATGGCTAATAGCAGAGCCAAGGCTATCGATACAGCAGAGGGATTGGTCAAGATTTTGGCTGATAAAGAGACGGACAAGATCTTGGGGGTTCACATTATGTCGCCAAACGCGGGAGAGTTGATCCACGAGGCGGTTCTGGCGATTAACTATGATGCGTCTAGTGAAGACATTGCTAGAGTCTGTCACGCTCATCCCACCATGAGTGAGGCTATCAAGGAAGCTGCTATGGCTACCTACGACAAGCCCATTCACATGTAG
- the LOC125606415 gene encoding probable protein phosphatase 2C 43 encodes MRASRGSSLTQKWLLLTQLCLLKDLVIRCVRQFIRRAKAMLLSQNVVVVEPAEISVVVDVKSSQQDLNSFQIAQVRIRDSVCIEIPVPEETPLLGSVKTCSVTEEDVTEFVPKISSGSYADKGSREYMEDEHICIDDLSSHLPSFFFRFPLPVAFYGVFDGHGGSEASQYIKENATRLFFEDDVFRESHFVLNNFFLQEVEKSLREAYRLADLAMEDESIVSGSCGTTALTALVIGRHLMVANVGDCRAVLCRGGKAVDMSFDHKSTFEPERRRVEELGGYFEGEYIYGELAVTRALGDWSLKRYSSLGGSLSPLISDPEIKQVVLTEEDEFLIMGCDGVWDVMTSQYAVTFARQGLRRHGDPRRCAMELGREAFRLNSADNVTVLVICFTSSSSTPQRRRIQFCVSDEARASLQAMLQG; translated from the exons atgcgTGCAAGCAGAGGTTCTTCACTCACCCAAAAATGGCTGCTTTTGACACAGCTTTGTCTTCTGAAGGATCTCGTAATCAGATGCGTACGTCAGTTCATCAGAAGAGCTAAAGCGATGCTTCTGAGTCAAAACGTCGTCGTCGTCGAGCCCGCTGAGATCAGTGTCGTCGTCGACGTTAAGTCGTCTCAACAAGATCTCAATAGCTTTCAGATTGCTCAAGTTCGAATCCGTGACTCTGTCTGTATCGAGATTCCTGTTCCTGAAGAAACGCCTCTGTTGGGATCG GTCAAGACTTGTTCTGTTACTGAAGAGGATGTTACTGAGTTTGTCCCGAAGATAAGTTCTGGGAGTTATGCGGATAAAGGCTCGAGGGAGTACATGGAAGATGAACACATATGCATAGACGATCTTTCATCTCATCTTCCCTCTTTCTTCTTTAGATTCCCACTGCCCGTTGCTTTTTACGGTGTCTTTGATGGCCACGGTGGATCTGAAGCTTCTCAGTATATCAAAGAGAATGCAACGAGATTGTTCTTTGAAGACGATGTGTTTAGAGAGTCTCACTTTGTTCTGAACAACTTTTTCTTGCAAGAAGTGGAGAAATCTCTCCGGGAAGCTTATAGGTTAGCTGATCTCGCCATGGAGGATGAAAGCATTGTTAGTGGTTCGTGCGGAACAACCGCATTGACAGCTCTTGTGATCGGGAGGCACTTGATGGTTGCTAACGTTGGTGATTGTCGGGCAGTGCTATGCAGGGGAGGGAAAGCTGTAGATATGTCGTTTGATCATAAGTCTACGTTTGAGCCGGAGCGGAGACGGGTGGAGGAGTTAGGAGGGTACTTTGAAGGAGAGTATATATACGGTGAGCTTGCCGTTACAAGAGCTCTTGGAGACTGGTCACTGAAGAGGTACTCTTCCTTGGGAGGTTCTTTGTCGCCTCTCATCTCAGACCCGGAGATTAAGCAGGTGGTTTTGACCGAGGAAGATGAGTTTTTGATAATGGGATGTGACGGTGTTTGGGACGTGATGACGAGCCAGTATGCTGTTACGTTTGCCAGGCAAGGGCTGAGGAGACACGGTGACCCGAGGAGATGTGCGATGGAACTTGGAAGGGAAGCGTTCAGGCTTAACTCGGCGGATAATGTTACAGTGTTGGTCATCTGCTTCACGTCGTCATCTTCAACTCCCCAGAGGAGGAGAATACAGTTTTGTGTTTCTGATGAAGCCAGAGCCAGTTTGCAAGCGATGCTACAAGGCTAA
- the LOC106452092 gene encoding zinc finger BED domain-containing protein RICESLEEPER 1 yields MDNNSDLDSSSGSDSETMKEPNIDVPVEDTVDDLMDDFEDDDDDDDFEEEEEDDDDDDMVEDEADGVNNPISNWLGITPASIRKEVLKIHEDRKLKAKRFLNDFQGKLTLSYEWLLLNNQGYYRGPIKHEDFTCLAAHFIDDNWKVRKWILGYTTDASVPLNDVYIHHFRTAVQSFDIQNKVSTILLPNDEDFDEKTVDAIKKCVGEGGVNPPVFVVYCCADLFRLMVDGLCSGFRWTLYEELRMLVGWGRCSSPNWDLKLYHYQRAVDMHKEDAFSKDEIYDDYDKPSDEEWVKIETFCKLGGCVYKVAKELFEEGWTTSNVYFHLLAELKVMLKMEVDGGGGGGGGSEYFLRKAKKVLKMFDKYWSGMFLVLAAACVLDPRFKMKYIEFYCSKKIEDDEGSNAEAVLDYLRSLFARYAGSEFCKKPICSVDTVDHEVDEEDEDEDYGDDEEEADKEEKEKPDAYKDFVLFQEFLKFEGSSSRELVESELDAYLKEPIMEWNKDFKALEWWKEESQKYPVLSRVARDILSIPISRATSYDAYVTDKREPPENVLSMDAKAANAVMCGRSWLPLIR; encoded by the exons ATGGACAACAACAGTGATCTCGATTCCAGTTCCGGCTCTGATTCAG AAACGATGAAGGAACCAAACATAGACGTTCCTGTGGAAGATACTGTTGACGATCTCATGGACGactttgaagatgatgatgatgatgatgattttgaggaggaggaggaagacgatgatgatgatgacatggTTGAGGATGAGGCAGATGGTGTTAACAACCCTATCTCCAACTGGTTAGGAATCACTCCAGCTTCCATCAGGAAAGAAGTCCTCAAGATACACGAAGACCGCAAACTCAAAGCCAAGAGATTCCTCAACGACTTTCAAGGGAAGCTAACCCTCTCTTACGAGTGGCTGCTTCTCAACAACCAAGGCTACTATAGAGGCCCCATCAAACACGAGGACTTCACCTGTCTGGCTGCTCATTTCATCGATGATAACTGGAAGGTCAGGAAATGGATCCTCGGCTACACCACCGACGCGTCCGTACCTTTAAATGATGTCTACATTCACCATTTTCGAACCGCTGTTCAGAGCTTCGACATTCAAAACAAAGTCTCTACTATACTGCTCCCTAACGATGAGGATTTCGATGAGAAGACGGTTGACGCTATCAAGAAATGTGTGGGAGAGGGAGGGGTTAACCCGCCGGTTTTCGTGGTGTACTGCTGTGCTGATCTGTTCCGGTTGATGGTTGATGGTTTGTGCAGCGGGTTTAGATGGACTTTGTACGAGGAGCTTCGTATGTTGGTTGGGTGGGGGAGGTGTTCGTCGCCTAACTGGGATTTGAAGCTGTATCATTACCAGCGAGCTGTGGATATGCATAAGGAGGATGCGTTCTCCAAGGATGAGATTTATGATGATTATGATAAGCCGTCTGATGAGGAGTGGGTGAAGATTGAGACGTTTTGTAAGCTCGGTGGGTGTGTTTATAAAGTGGCTAAGGAGCTTTTTGAGGAAGGGTGGACGACTTCTAATGTGTATTTTCATCTTCTTGCTGAGCTTAAGGTGATGTTGAAGATGGAGgttgatggtggtggtggtggtggtggtgggagtGAGTATTTTCTCCGGAAAGCTAAGAAGGTGTTGAAGATGTTTGATAAGTATTGGAGTGgtatgtttttggttttggctgCTGCTTGTGTGTTGGATCCGAGGTTTAAGATGAAGTACATTGAGTTTTACTGCTCGAAGAAGATTGAGGATGATGAGGGATCAAATGCTGAAGCTGTTTTGGACTATTTGCGCAGTCTGTTTGCTCGCTACGCAGGTAGTGAGTTCTGTAAGAAACCAATATGCTCGGTTGATACAGTTGACCATGAAgtggatgaagaagatgaggatgaagattatggtgatgatgaagaggaAGCAGACaaggaagagaaggagaagcCTGATGCGTACAAGgactttgttttgtttcaagAATTTCTCAAGTTTGAAGGATCATCTTCAAGAGAGCTTGTTGAATCAGAGCTTGATGCCTACCTCAAGGAGCCGATCATGGAGTGGAACAAAGACTTCAAAGCGTTGGAATGGTGGAAAGAGGAGAGCCAAAAGTATCCAGTCCTGTCTCGTGTAGCTCGTGACATTCTCTCCATACCGATCTCACGTGCCACGTCTTACGATGCTTATGTTACGGACAAAAGAGAGCCTCCTGAGAATGTTCTGTCCATGGATGCCAAAGCTGCTAACGCAGTGATGTGCGGCAGAAGCTGGTTACCACTTATAAGATAG
- the LOC106454000 gene encoding zinc finger BED domain-containing protein RICESLEEPER 1, which produces MDNRDLASGSCSEMRKKLKLDDHEEEEVDYSRPSPADPEKEAFNALARSFIRSGVNPNTIKTPSFTKLIRLLNPNFRPTVSILEKEVLEIHQECKEKAKSFLNSFQGKLTLSYEWIVLGHGWTRDSLKGPVLQEDFVCITAHFVDDDWKVRRWILGYAGEVDVVAMDDLYVHGFRKAVQGFEIEGKVSTLLLPNDEGFDEETLGGFRRGLEERGDSSIAPPVFLVYCCADLFRLMVHDVFRELSGKLLEDLRMIVGWGKCSSENWHLWVSNLQRAVDMKNEDEFSKDEIYDDYDKPSDEEWVKIETFSRLVGCMYKVAVELFEGGYSTSNVYFYLLAELKVMLEKELEGAGSDYFRCNAKWMLKRFDKYWDHMFLVLATASVLDPRFKMKYLEFYCSKKIDNDEGSKAETVLGYLRSLYARYAASDICQKPICPVAKVDSKEEGENDDGGGEEEDHDELQDGEEDYDDEQEGENEEDSDEELGEGEEDCEDDEEEEYDEEEDGEEKYDSDSSEEAEREARKNREKKPDACKDFAFFQEFLKFEGSSPRECGESELDAYLKEPVMEWNKDFKAVDWWREEGHKYPVLSRVARDILSIPISRATSYHAYGMDRREPPAFVVSLEAEVANAMMCSKKWLRL; this is translated from the exons ATGGACAACAGAGATCTCGCCTCCGGCTCCTGTTCAG AAATGCGGAAGAAACTAAAACTGGACGAtcatgaggaggaggaggtggattATAGTCGTCCTTCGCCAGCAGATCCGGAGAAGGAAGCTTTCAACGCCCTAGCGAGGTCGTTCATTCGCAGCGGGGTCAACCCCAACACCATCAAAACCCCTTCCTTCACAAAGCTCATACGTCTCCTCAACCCTAATTTCCGCCCCACTGTTTCCATCCTCGAGAAAGAAGTTCTGGAGATACACCAAGAATGCAAAGAGAAAGCTAAAAGCTTTCTCAACAGTTTCCAAGGGAAGTTAACTCTCTCTTACGAATGGATTGTTCTTGGTCATGGGTGGACTAGAGATTCCCTTAAAGGCCCCGTCTTGCAGGAGGATTTCGTCTGCATCACTGCTCATTTCGTTGATGATGATTGGAAGGTCAGGAGGTGGATCCTGGGGTATGCTGGTGAGGTGGACGTGGTGGCTATGGATGATCTTTATGTTCACGGGTTTAGGAAGGCTGTTCAGGGGTTTGAGATTGAGGGGAAGGTCTCTACTCTTTTACTTCCTAATGATGAAGGGTTTGATGAAGAGACGTTGGGTGGTTTCAGGAGAGGGTTAGAAGAGAGGGGAGATAGCTCGATTGCGCCGCCGGTTTTTCTTGTCTATTGCTGCGCTGATCTTTTCAGGTTAATGGTTCATGATGTGTTTAGGGAGTTAAGCGGGAAACTGCTGGAGGATTTGCGTATGATTGTTGGATGGGGGAAGTGTTCGTCTGAGAACTGGCACCTCTGGGTTTCTAATCTGCAACGAGCTGTTGATATGAAGAACGAGGATGAGTTCTCCAAGGATGAGATTTACGATGATTATGACAAACCGTCTGATGAAGAGTGGGTGAAGATTGAGACTTTTAGCAGGCTCGTTGGTTGTATGTATAAAGTGGCGGTGGAGCTTTTCGAGGGAGGGTATTCGACGTCTAATGTGTACTTCTACCTTCTTGCTGAGCTGAAGGTGATGTTGGAGAAGGAGCTTGAGGGGGCTGGTAGTGATTACTTTCGCTGCAATGCTAAGTGGATGTTGAAGAGGTTTGATAAGTATTGGGATCATATGTTTCTGGTTTTGGCTACTGCTTCTGTGTTGGATCCTAGGTTCAAGATGAAGTATCTTGAGTTTTACTGCTCTAAGAAGATTGACAATGATGAAGGCTCGAAAGCTGAAACTGTTTTGGGCTATTTGCGTAGTCTGTATGCTCGCTATGCAGCTAGTGATATCTGTCAAAAACCAATATGCCCGGTTGCTAAAGTTGACTCCAAAGAAGAAGGTGAAAATGATgatggaggaggagaagaagaagatcatgaTGAATTacaagatggtgaagaagatTACGATGATGAACAagaaggagaaaatgaagaagattcTGATGAAGAActaggagaaggagaagaagattgtgaggatgatgaagaagaggaatatgacgaggaagaagatggagaagaaaAGTATGATTCTGATTCATCAGAAGAAGCAGAGAGGGAAGCAAGAAAGAACAGAGAAAAGAAGCCTGACGCCTGCAAAGATTTTGCTTTCTTTCAAGAATTTCTCAAGTTTGAAGGATCATCTCCAAGAGAGTGTGGTGAATCAGAGCTTGATGCCTACCTCAAAGAACCGGTTATGGAGTGGAACAAAGACTTCAAAGCAGTGGACTGGTGGAGAGAAGAAGGTCACAAGTATCCAGTTCTCTCTCGAGTAGCTCGAGACATTCTCTCAATCCCAATCTCACGAGCCACGTCGTACCATGCTTATGGAATGGACAGAAGAGAGCCTCCTGCGTTCGTCGTGTCCTTGGAAGCCGAAGTTGCCAACGCCATGATGTGCAGCAAAAAATGGTTACGACTTTGA